In Salarias fasciatus chromosome 20, fSalaFa1.1, whole genome shotgun sequence, a single window of DNA contains:
- the fitm2 gene encoding acyl-coenzyme A diphosphatase FITM2 gives MATVDVIVDNLVSLWRIPAVRQNFPWMFLLISAVGSIGKELELVPQTYFSSSRNALNVYFVKVSWGWTLLLLTPFLLLSNSSFSRSVSFLGRRLLSLVVATAVWYVCTETFFYIEDATGSCFEDDGLTVVNAEFTSKASCRRAGHYWHGYDISGHSFILAYSSLFIMEEIAPMASLKTATLSALPRAVLNLLYVALNLIVIIWVWMFACTSVYFHDPSHKLLGTICGLLGWFLTYRVWYLSPLSPGLPPQRHPKEQKQHA, from the exons ATGGCGACGGTGGATGTCATTGTGGACAACTTGGTGTCTCTGTGGAGGATTCCGGCCGTCCGACAGAACTTTCcctggatgtttctcctcattTCCGCGGTGGGATCCATCGGGAAGGAGCTGGAGCTCGTCCCGCAGACttacttcagcagcagcagaaatgccCTCAATGT GTATTTTGTCAAAGTGTCCTGGGGatggacgctgctgctgctgacgcccttcctcctcctctccaacTCCTCCTTCAGCAGGAGCGTCTCCTTCCTGGGCCGTCGGCTGCTCTCTCTGGTGGTGGCGACCGCCGTGTGGTACGTCTGCACGGAGACTTTCTTCTACATCGAGGACGCCACCGGCTCGTGTTTCGAAGACGACGGGTTGACCGTCGTTAATGCGGAGTTCACGAGCAAAGCGTCCTGCAGGCGGGCGGGCCACTACTGGCACGGTTACGACATCTCGGGACACTCCTTCATCCTGGCCTACTCCTCTCTCTTCATCATGGAGGAGATAGCTCCAATGGCGTCGCTGAAGACGGCCACTCTGTCCGCGCTGCCCAGAGCGGTGCTCAACCTGCTGTACGTGGCCTTGAACCTGATCGTAATCATTTGGGTCTGGATGTTCGCCTGCACCTCCGTCTATTTTCACGACCCGTCCCACAAGTTGCTCGGGACCATTTGCGGCCTGCTGGGTTGGTTTCTGACGTACCGGGTTTGGTATCTGAGCCCTCTGTCACCGGGACTGCCCCCCCAGCGCCACCCCAAAGAGCAGAAACAACACGCTTGA
- the gdap1l1 gene encoding ganglioside-induced differentiation-associated protein 1-like 1, which produces MASSNHVTPTNCSWWPISAMDEDGKITDGEECEEATAEPKPFNKDRLVLYHWTQSFTSQKVRLIINEKGLVCEERDVSLPLQEHKEPWFMRLNLGEEVPVFLHGDTIISDYNQIIDYLEKNFVGDTVAQLIPDADSPLHDRVQQYRQLLDGLPMDAYTHGCILHPELTTDSMIPKYATAEIRRHLANAATELMKLDHEEPQLTEPYLSKQKKLMAKILDHDNVNYLKKILGELAMVLDQVEAELEKRKLEYQGQKCELWLCGPEFTLADICLGALLHRLKFLGLSKKYWEDGSRPNLQSFFLRVQKRYAFRKVLGDIHTTLLSAVLPNAFRMVKKKPPSFFGASFLMGSLGGMGYFAYWFLKKKYM; this is translated from the exons ATGGCGTCTTCCAACCATGTTACCCCCACCAACTGTAGCTGGTGGCCCATCTCAGCCATGGATGAAGACGGCAAAATCACAGATGGGGAGGAATGCGAGGAAGCGACGGCAGAGCCCAAACCCTTCAACAAAGACAGGCTGGTTTTGTACCACTGGACGCAGTCTTTCACCTCccagaag GTACGCCTCATCATAAACGAGAAGGGTCTGGTCTGTGAGGAGAGGGACGTGAGCTTGCCGCTGCAGGAGCACAAGGAGCCCTGGTTCATGAGGCTGAACCTGGGGGAGGAGGTGCCCGTCTTCCTGCACGGAGACACCATCATCAGCGACTACAACCAGATCATAGACTACCTGGAGAAAAACTTCGTCGGAG ACACGGTGGCTCAGCTGATCCCCGATGCAGACTCGCCTCTCCACGACCGAGTGCAGCAGTACCGGCAGCTCCTGGACGGGCTGCCCATGGACGCTTACACGCATGGCTGCATCCTCCATCCAGAGCTCACCACCGACTCTATGATCCCAAAGTACGCCACCGCAGAAATACGTA gacATTTGGCCAATGCTGCAACGGAGTTGATGAAGTTGGACCATGAGGAGCCTCAGCTGACAGAACCGTACCTTTCCAAGCAGAAGAAGCTCATG GCAAAAATCTTGGACCACGACAACGTGAACTACTTGAAGAAAATTCTGGGGGAGTTAGCCATGGTTTTAGATCAAGTGGAAGCGGaactggagaaaagaaaactaGAGTATCAAG GTCAGAAGTGTGAGCTGTGGCTTTGTGGACCTGAATTTACGCTAGCTGATATCTGCCTCGGAGCCTTGTTGCACAGGCTCAAGTTCTTGGGACTTTCTAAGAAATACTGGGAGGACGGCAGCCGGCCCAACCTGCAGTCCTTTTTCCTGCGCGTGCAAAAACGCTACGCTTTTCGCAAGGTGTTGGGCGACATCCACACGACCCTCCTGTCGGCGGTCCTACCCAACGCCTTCCGGATGGTAAAAAAGAAGCCGCCGTCCTTCTTCGGGGCCTCTTTTCTCATGGGCTCGCTGGGCGGGATGGGCTACTTCGCCTactggtttttaaaaaagaaatacatgtAG